One region of Bradyrhizobium betae genomic DNA includes:
- a CDS encoding amino acid synthesis family protein, with protein sequence MSAIIRKIVTVVEETQMEMGRQVSPPTRRAAAIAVIENPFAGKYVEDLSPLIAIGEELGELLSKRAVVALGIDGSKAQSYGKAAAVGENGELEHAAAILHPKMGAPVRKVLGKGAALIPSSKKRSGPGTTLDIPLGHKDAAFVRSHFDGMEVQINDAPRANEIMVAVAVTDSGRPLPRVGGLTVAEVKGEDGLR encoded by the coding sequence ATGAGCGCGATCATCCGTAAGATCGTCACCGTCGTCGAAGAGACGCAGATGGAGATGGGCCGCCAGGTCTCGCCGCCGACAAGGCGCGCCGCGGCCATCGCCGTGATCGAAAATCCCTTCGCCGGAAAATACGTCGAGGACCTCTCGCCGCTGATCGCGATCGGTGAGGAACTTGGTGAGCTGCTGTCGAAGCGCGCTGTGGTCGCGCTCGGCATCGACGGTTCGAAGGCGCAGAGCTACGGCAAGGCCGCAGCGGTCGGTGAGAATGGCGAGCTGGAACACGCGGCTGCGATCCTTCACCCCAAGATGGGCGCTCCGGTGCGCAAGGTGCTGGGCAAGGGCGCCGCGCTGATCCCGTCGTCGAAGAAGCGCAGCGGTCCCGGCACGACGCTGGATATTCCGCTTGGTCACAAGGACGCAGCCTTCGTGCGCAGTCACTTCGACGGCATGGAGGTGCAGATCAACGACGCGCCGCGCGCCAACGAGATCATGGTCGCGGTCGCCGTCACCGACAGCGGCCGTCCGCTGCCGCGCGTCGGCGGGC
- a CDS encoding UPF0280 family protein, translated as MTRLPQIALLSDGRRLHLQDGPIDLIVEARGRADEVRAAYEAAARRFTGLLDELCAELPDLRSAAEQRTLLRGVVARRMHAAVAPYAADCFITPMAAVAGSVAEEILGAMLGAASLDRAYVNNGGDIALHLGQGEHFSVGLMDRPDRDGVMRTMTVDANDPVRGIATSGRHGRSFSLGIADAVTVLAATASQADAAATIIANAVDLPGHPAIIRKPANALQLDSDLGARLVTRDIGELSQTEIAAALESGAECARQLFDRGLIEDAVLQLCGDMLVIGPKDIELQRSRPLVLENAVHA; from the coding sequence ATGACCAGGCTCCCGCAAATCGCATTGCTGTCTGATGGCCGGCGGCTGCATTTGCAGGATGGTCCCATTGATCTAATCGTCGAGGCGAGGGGGCGCGCGGACGAGGTGCGGGCTGCCTATGAGGCGGCGGCGCGCCGTTTCACCGGCCTGCTCGATGAGCTCTGTGCGGAATTGCCGGATTTGCGGTCGGCGGCTGAGCAGCGGACCTTGCTGAGGGGCGTTGTCGCGCGCCGGATGCACGCCGCCGTCGCGCCCTATGCGGCCGATTGCTTCATCACGCCGATGGCGGCCGTCGCCGGCAGCGTGGCGGAGGAAATCCTCGGCGCAATGCTCGGTGCTGCGTCGCTTGATCGTGCGTATGTCAACAATGGCGGCGACATTGCGCTCCACCTCGGCCAGGGCGAGCACTTCTCCGTCGGTCTGATGGACCGGCCCGATCGCGACGGCGTGATGCGAACGATGACGGTCGATGCGAATGACCCTGTGCGCGGCATCGCGACCAGCGGGCGCCATGGCCGCAGCTTTTCGCTCGGCATCGCGGACGCGGTGACGGTGCTGGCCGCGACGGCATCGCAGGCCGATGCGGCGGCTACGATCATCGCCAATGCGGTCGACCTGCCCGGACATCCCGCCATCATCCGCAAGCCCGCGAACGCGCTTCAGCTCGACAGCGATCTCGGCGCACGCCTGGTGACCCGCGATATCGGTGAATTGTCGCAGACCGAGATCGCGGCTGCGCTGGAATCTGGCGCGGAATGTGCACGGCAATTATTCGATCGCGGATTGATCGAGGATGCCGTGTTGCAGCTTTGTGGTGATATGCTTGTCATCGGACCGAAAGATATTGAACTGCAGAGATCGCGCCCGCTGGTGCTGGAGAATGCGGTTCATGCCTGA
- a CDS encoding 6-hydroxynicotinate reductase, with the protein MVMETTSAVADKIRCDACPVMCYIKPGAAGACDRYANHDGKLVRVDPHIILERTVSHGGKLVPFSRTEDWDGKIVHEPSTFVTAIGAGTTYPDYKPAPFIVSAEVDGVDMVTVVTEGIFSYCGIKVKIDTDRYLGPETATVRAQGEAVGHVTTSEYGSQMLSLGGVHHLTGGSKKEGRVTCDTLMDLANCKAVELTIDGGASVVVQAGQPPIVNGMKEERMRVGCGSATIGMFAKQWHGKVDEVVVVDDHITGVLSEHQAGKLLDIADTGIKMKGRRSTPGRYFQVADPGTGWGGTNISDPLSILGPFDAKEARVGLSMLMVSTTGEHSSYYVLDATLNPVEAEMPDELKFSVERIQENCEPALCTVLFMAGAGGSLRAGVTDNPVRLTRSVKDALTRVTSGGAPVYVWPGGGITYMVDVTQMPAGAFGYVPTPALVAPIEFTMKLSDYAALGGHMDYVKPLSEVKNGDDVRQLPWQNPIPGPRA; encoded by the coding sequence ATGGTGATGGAAACGACGAGCGCTGTTGCCGACAAGATCCGCTGCGATGCCTGTCCGGTGATGTGCTACATCAAACCGGGCGCGGCGGGCGCCTGCGATCGCTACGCCAATCACGACGGCAAGCTCGTCCGCGTCGATCCGCACATCATTCTCGAGCGCACGGTCTCGCATGGTGGCAAGCTCGTCCCGTTCAGCCGCACCGAAGATTGGGACGGCAAGATCGTCCACGAGCCCTCGACCTTCGTCACCGCGATCGGCGCGGGCACGACCTATCCCGACTACAAGCCGGCGCCGTTCATCGTCTCCGCGGAGGTCGACGGCGTCGACATGGTGACTGTCGTCACCGAGGGCATCTTTTCGTATTGCGGCATCAAGGTGAAGATCGACACCGACCGCTATCTCGGGCCTGAGACCGCGACCGTTCGCGCGCAGGGCGAGGCTGTCGGCCATGTCACCACCAGCGAATACGGCTCGCAGATGCTGTCGCTCGGCGGCGTGCATCATCTCACCGGCGGCTCCAAAAAAGAGGGCCGCGTCACCTGCGACACGTTGATGGATCTCGCCAATTGCAAGGCGGTGGAGCTCACCATCGACGGCGGCGCGAGCGTGGTGGTGCAGGCCGGCCAGCCGCCGATCGTCAACGGCATGAAAGAAGAGCGCATGCGCGTCGGCTGCGGCTCGGCGACGATCGGCATGTTCGCAAAACAGTGGCACGGCAAGGTCGACGAGGTCGTCGTGGTCGACGACCACATCACCGGCGTGCTCAGCGAGCACCAGGCCGGCAAGCTCCTCGACATCGCCGACACCGGCATCAAGATGAAGGGGCGCCGCTCGACCCCCGGCCGCTATTTCCAGGTTGCCGATCCCGGCACCGGCTGGGGCGGCACCAACATCTCCGATCCGCTCTCCATTCTCGGGCCGTTCGACGCGAAGGAGGCCAGGGTGGGCCTCTCCATGCTGATGGTCTCCACGACCGGCGAGCATTCGTCCTACTACGTGCTCGACGCGACCTTGAATCCGGTCGAGGCCGAGATGCCCGATGAGCTGAAGTTTTCGGTCGAGCGCATCCAGGAGAATTGCGAGCCTGCCCTGTGCACGGTGCTGTTCATGGCGGGGGCCGGCGGCTCCTTGCGCGCGGGGGTCACCGACAATCCGGTGCGGCTGACGCGTTCGGTGAAGGATGCGCTGACGCGTGTCACCAGTGGCGGCGCTCCTGTTTATGTCTGGCCGGGCGGCGGCATCACCTACATGGTCGACGTGACGCAGATGCCGGCGGGCGCCTTCGGCTACGTGCCGACGCCGGCGCTGGTCGCGCCGATCGAGTTCACGATGAAGCTGTCCGATTACGCCGCGCTCGGCGGGCACATGGATTATGTAAAGCCGCTCTCCGAGGTGAAGAACGGCGATGATGTCCGCCAATTGCCCTGGCAGAACCCGATTCCGGGGCCGCGGGCATGA
- a CDS encoding (2Fe-2S)-binding protein: MIQTPIRLTVNGRIHDVTAAPQTPLLYVLRNDLGLNGPKYGCGLGECGTCTVLIDGVAARSCVIPIAGCTGRDIVTLEGLGTRDKPDVVQQAFIDEQAAQCGYCLNGMIMTTKALLAINQQPTEQEALAALRYNLCRCGTHVEILRAVMRASGQLAEAGD, from the coding sequence ATGATTCAAACACCGATCCGCCTCACCGTGAACGGCAGGATCCACGACGTGACGGCAGCGCCGCAGACGCCGCTGCTCTACGTGCTGCGCAACGATCTCGGTCTCAACGGCCCGAAATACGGCTGCGGCTTGGGTGAATGCGGCACCTGCACCGTCCTGATCGACGGCGTGGCCGCACGCTCCTGCGTGATTCCGATCGCCGGTTGCACCGGCCGCGACATCGTGACGCTCGAAGGCCTCGGCACGCGCGACAAGCCCGACGTGGTGCAGCAGGCCTTCATCGACGAGCAGGCGGCGCAATGCGGCTACTGCCTCAACGGCATGATCATGACCACGAAGGCGCTGCTCGCGATCAATCAACAGCCGACCGAGCAGGAGGCGCTTGCGGCGCTGCGCTACAATCTCTGCCGCTGCGGCACGCATGTCGAAATCCTGCGCGCGGTGATGCGCGCCTCGGGCCAGCTCGCCGAGGCCGGTGATTGA
- a CDS encoding molybdopterin cofactor-binding domain-containing protein: MAFPLPNEAERQPGSLVVVRTVDEVTSETFVRITADGSVSAYNGHVDLGTGIRTALGQIVAEELDVSFARVVVVLGDTALVPNQGATIASETIQITAVPLRKAAAQARHFLIARAAERLELPAADLRIEDGLVRGRDNRSVSYGELIGGETIRLELADDVALKPVGDYAIVGQSMPRVDLPAKATGELTFVHDIRVPGMLHGRVVRPPYAGVDAGPFVGTSLIAVDESSVRDIPGLIAVVHIGDFVGVVAEREEHAIRAAEQLAVSWRPTPALTDLADVETALRANPSTPRTLIDKGDVDAAISGAARPMQRTYVWPYQMHASIGPSCAVADFRDGNIRVWSGTQNPHLLRGDLALLIEHPESEIEVIRLEAAGCYGRNCADDVTADALLLSRAVGRPVRVQLTREQEHAWEPKGTAQLIDVKGGLDADGGIAAYDLATRYPSNAAPTLALLLTGRVSSEPAVLQMGDRTAIPPYDYDHMRVVAHDMAPIVRASWFRGVSALPNTFAHESYIDEAATEAGVDPIEYRLRYLKDQRAVDLVNAVAERAGWTPRPVREEKSGEIVHGRGFAYALYVHSKFPGYGAAWSAWVADVAVNKTTGDVSVTRVVAGQDSGLMINPDGVRHQIHGNVIQSTSRALMEEVSFERGAVAAREWGAYPIIPFPDVPKIDVLMLPRPDQPPLGVGESASVPSAAAIANAIFDATGVRFREPPFTPERILKGLHGETSPVPQALPAPTAPPPSRIWQNPFARPAGIVATIAAVCTAAIGIGAALLPGRAIVPIARPDASVYSAATIARGQQLAALGNCAECHTSLTGALNAGGRALETPFGTIHSTNITPDVETGIGAWSYPAFERAMRDGLHRDGRQLYPAFPYPHFAKTSDADLQALYAYLMAQPSVRATAPPNALAFPFNLRPLLAGWNALFHQTKEFKPDTAKSEAWNRGAYLVESLGHCSACHSPRNALGAEQRNAYLAGGFAEGWEAPPLSSLSHAPIPWSEDELFAYLRTGQSRYHGVAAGPMAPIVKDLKALPDHDIRAMAVYLNSFNDDVADAPALAAKLESATQVTTAASTGARLYQGACAVCHEVGGLPLFGSRPSLALNSNLHSATADNLVQVILHGIADPVSSDLGYMPAFRNSMSDAQVEELVSFLRKQFAPDKPAWTGVREAIARVRISSR; this comes from the coding sequence ATGGCCTTCCCTCTTCCGAATGAAGCTGAGCGGCAACCGGGCTCGCTCGTCGTCGTCCGCACGGTGGACGAGGTCACATCCGAGACCTTCGTCCGCATCACCGCGGACGGTTCGGTCAGCGCCTATAACGGCCATGTCGATCTCGGCACCGGCATCCGCACCGCGCTCGGGCAGATCGTCGCCGAAGAGCTCGACGTCTCCTTTGCCCGCGTCGTCGTGGTGCTCGGCGACACCGCATTGGTTCCGAATCAGGGCGCGACGATCGCAAGCGAAACCATCCAGATCACTGCCGTGCCGCTGCGCAAGGCCGCCGCCCAGGCGCGCCACTTCCTGATTGCGCGGGCGGCCGAGCGGCTGGAGCTGCCCGCGGCCGACTTGCGGATCGAGGACGGCCTCGTGCGCGGGCGCGACAACCGCAGCGTCAGCTATGGCGAGTTGATCGGCGGCGAGACGATCCGCCTCGAGCTTGCCGACGACGTCGCCTTAAAGCCCGTCGGCGACTACGCCATCGTCGGCCAGTCGATGCCGCGCGTCGACCTGCCCGCCAAGGCCACAGGTGAGCTGACCTTCGTGCACGATATCCGCGTACCCGGAATGCTGCACGGCCGCGTGGTGCGGCCGCCCTATGCCGGCGTCGATGCCGGGCCGTTCGTCGGCACCAGCCTGATTGCCGTCGACGAATCGTCGGTGCGCGACATCCCCGGCCTTATCGCCGTCGTGCACATCGGCGATTTTGTCGGCGTCGTCGCCGAACGCGAGGAACATGCGATCCGCGCGGCGGAGCAGCTCGCGGTGAGCTGGCGGCCGACGCCCGCACTCACCGACCTCGCCGATGTCGAGACAGCGCTGCGCGCCAATCCGTCGACGCCGCGCACGCTCATCGACAAGGGTGACGTCGACGCGGCGATATCAGGCGCGGCCAGGCCGATGCAGCGCACTTACGTCTGGCCGTACCAGATGCACGCCTCGATCGGCCCGTCCTGCGCGGTCGCCGATTTCAGGGACGGCAATATCCGCGTCTGGTCGGGCACGCAGAACCCACATTTGCTGCGCGGCGATCTCGCGCTGCTGATCGAGCATCCCGAGAGCGAGATCGAGGTCATCCGGCTGGAGGCGGCCGGATGCTACGGCCGCAACTGCGCCGATGACGTCACCGCCGATGCGCTGCTGCTCTCACGCGCCGTCGGCCGGCCCGTCCGCGTGCAGCTGACGCGCGAGCAGGAGCACGCCTGGGAGCCCAAGGGCACCGCGCAGCTCATCGACGTCAAGGGCGGCCTCGACGCCGACGGCGGCATCGCGGCTTACGATCTCGCTACGCGCTACCCCTCGAACGCCGCGCCGACGCTTGCGCTCCTGCTCACCGGTCGCGTTTCATCCGAGCCCGCGGTGCTGCAGATGGGTGACCGGACCGCGATCCCGCCCTACGACTACGACCACATGCGCGTCGTCGCGCACGACATGGCGCCGATCGTGCGCGCGTCCTGGTTTCGCGGTGTCTCGGCGCTGCCGAACACCTTCGCGCATGAATCCTATATCGACGAGGCCGCAACCGAGGCCGGCGTCGACCCCATCGAATACCGCCTGCGCTATCTCAAGGACCAGCGCGCGGTCGATCTCGTCAACGCGGTCGCCGAGCGCGCGGGCTGGACGCCGCGGCCGGTCCGCGAAGAGAAGAGCGGCGAGATCGTGCACGGTCGCGGCTTTGCTTACGCGCTCTACGTCCACAGCAAGTTTCCCGGCTACGGCGCGGCGTGGTCGGCCTGGGTCGCGGACGTCGCGGTCAACAAGACCACCGGCGACGTCAGCGTCACCCGCGTCGTCGCCGGGCAGGACTCCGGCCTGATGATCAATCCGGACGGCGTGCGCCACCAGATCCACGGCAACGTCATCCAGTCCACCAGCCGCGCGCTGATGGAGGAGGTCTCGTTCGAGCGCGGCGCGGTGGCCGCGCGCGAATGGGGCGCTTATCCGATCATCCCTTTCCCCGACGTGCCTAAGATCGACGTCCTGATGCTGCCGCGGCCGGACCAGCCGCCGCTCGGCGTCGGCGAGTCCGCGTCGGTGCCGAGCGCGGCGGCAATTGCCAATGCGATCTTCGATGCCACCGGCGTGCGCTTCCGCGAGCCGCCGTTCACGCCGGAGCGCATCCTGAAGGGCCTGCACGGCGAGACATCGCCCGTGCCGCAGGCCCTGCCCGCCCCCACCGCGCCGCCGCCGTCCCGCATCTGGCAAAATCCGTTCGCCAGGCCCGCCGGCATCGTCGCGACAATTGCCGCCGTCTGCACCGCCGCGATCGGCATCGGCGCAGCTCTCCTGCCCGGTCGTGCCATCGTGCCGATCGCCCGGCCCGATGCGTCGGTCTATTCGGCCGCGACGATCGCCCGCGGCCAACAGCTTGCCGCACTCGGCAATTGCGCCGAGTGCCACACCAGCCTCACGGGCGCGCTCAACGCCGGCGGCCGTGCGCTGGAGACGCCGTTCGGCACGATCCACAGCACCAACATCACGCCCGATGTCGAGACTGGCATCGGCGCCTGGTCCTACCCCGCCTTCGAGCGCGCGATGCGCGATGGGCTGCATCGCGACGGACGACAGCTCTATCCCGCCTTCCCCTACCCGCATTTCGCCAAGACCAGCGACGCCGACTTGCAGGCGCTCTATGCCTATCTGATGGCACAGCCCTCGGTGCGGGCGACGGCGCCGCCGAATGCACTCGCCTTCCCGTTCAATCTCCGCCCGCTGCTCGCAGGCTGGAACGCGCTGTTTCATCAGACGAAGGAGTTCAAGCCCGATACCGCCAAATCCGAGGCCTGGAATCGCGGCGCCTATCTCGTCGAGAGCCTCGGCCATTGCAGCGCCTGCCATTCTCCGCGCAACGCGCTCGGCGCCGAGCAGCGGAATGCCTATCTCGCCGGCGGCTTTGCCGAGGGTTGGGAGGCGCCGCCGCTGAGCTCGCTGTCGCACGCACCGATCCCGTGGAGCGAGGACGAGCTGTTCGCCTATTTGCGCACCGGCCAGTCGCGCTATCACGGCGTCGCCGCCGGTCCGATGGCGCCGATCGTCAAGGATCTCAAGGCCCTGCCCGATCACGATATCCGCGCAATGGCGGTCTATCTCAACTCGTTCAACGACGACGTGGCCGATGCGCCCGCACTCGCCGCGAAACTCGAAAGCGCAACGCAAGTCACCACCGCTGCCTCCACCGGCGCGCGCCTCTACCAGGGCGCCTGCGCCGTCTGCCACGAGGTCGGCGGCCTGCCGCTGTTCGGCAGCCGGCCCTCGCTCGCGCTCAACAGCAACCTGCACAGCGCGACGGCGGACAATCTCGTGCAGGTGATCCTGCACGGCATTGCCGATCCGGTCTCCAGCGATCTCGGCTACATGCCCGCCTTCAGGAACAGCATGAGCGACGCGCAGGTCGAGGAGCTCGTCAGCTTCCTGCGCAAGCAGTTCGCGCCGGACAAGCCGGCCTGGACTGGTGTGCGCGAGGCCATCGCACGCGTGCGGATTTCAAGCCGTTAA
- a CDS encoding catechol 2,3-dioxygenase, whose protein sequence is MQPEPILDLAHLGHMELLTPKPDESLKFFVDVMGMTVSGQKGESVYLRGWDDYERYSLKLTASKTSGMEHMALRARSQQALERRVAALKGSGFDIGWIDGDMGQGPTFRCRDPDGHIVELYYETEWYQAPPELKPALKNQAQRFPARGVNVRRLDHLNCLAVDIKANREFFQNYLGCRLTEQIVLNDGREAAMWLTMSNKSYDFAYSLDHSGVPGRFHHVTYALDSREEILRAADIFLENGVHIETGPHKHAIQQTFFLYVYEPGGNRVEVANAGARLILAPDWKPIVWTEEERKKGQAWGLKTIESFHTHGTPPVEVKKHD, encoded by the coding sequence ATGCAGCCCGAACCGATCCTCGATCTCGCCCATCTCGGCCATATGGAACTGCTGACGCCGAAGCCGGACGAGAGCCTGAAATTCTTCGTCGACGTCATGGGCATGACCGTGAGCGGGCAGAAGGGTGAATCCGTTTACCTGCGCGGCTGGGACGATTACGAGCGCTATTCGCTCAAGCTCACGGCCTCCAAGACATCGGGCATGGAGCATATGGCGCTACGCGCCCGCAGTCAGCAGGCGCTGGAGCGGCGCGTCGCCGCGCTCAAGGGCTCCGGCTTCGACATCGGCTGGATCGACGGCGACATGGGGCAGGGGCCGACCTTCCGCTGCCGCGATCCCGACGGCCATATCGTCGAGCTCTATTACGAGACCGAATGGTATCAGGCGCCGCCGGAGCTGAAGCCTGCGCTGAAGAACCAGGCGCAGCGCTTTCCCGCACGCGGCGTCAATGTCCGTCGTCTCGACCATCTCAACTGCCTCGCCGTCGACATCAAGGCCAATCGCGAGTTCTTCCAAAACTATCTCGGCTGCCGCCTCACCGAGCAGATCGTGCTCAATGACGGAAGGGAAGCGGCGATGTGGCTGACGATGTCGAACAAGAGCTACGACTTCGCCTATTCGCTCGACCATTCAGGCGTGCCCGGCCGCTTCCACCACGTCACCTACGCGCTCGACAGCCGCGAGGAGATTCTGCGCGCTGCCGACATCTTCCTGGAGAACGGCGTCCACATCGAGACCGGTCCGCACAAGCACGCGATCCAGCAGACCTTCTTCCTCTATGTCTACGAGCCCGGCGGCAACCGCGTCGAGGTCGCCAACGCCGGCGCGCGCCTGATCCTCGCGCCGGACTGGAAGCCGATCGTGTGGACCGAGGAGGAGCGCAAGAAAGGCCAGGCCTGGGGGTTGAAGACGATCGAGTCGTTTCACACCCACGGCACGCCGCCGGTGGAAGTGAAGAAGCACGATTAA
- a CDS encoding esterase/lipase family protein has translation MSQFAAEDPRRYLSLIKAAEDHDDLFQALYVDHDDRMDSVAGLRRRRRRASNTPDDNILAASLVEENGVLRWHDGVPAREEAPQRRRRARRAGGPPPLPDQTVVLIKEFPRLQPNRAAAAIGAIDMRLNSAIGVSLQSHLRQLRGGPQKFVIDANDAHGPFDGRTLLLVHGTFSNAVNMVGEFEATTDGQAFLNAALNGPDKYDQVLVFEHATLAVSPVLNALELGRAFSGASGAVHVIAHSRGGLIVRWWLEAFGAALKAETRVVFAGSPLYGTSLAAPDKLQHALSLISNIGTFAERTLTLVGGANPFLWVAGKLVEVVMTVTGTLAHTPLLDGLIALIPGLFGQSQISNNYELNLLRLGPCTTQPAYFVVKSNFATVDPGWQFWKNFRALRGADLAADQIFPGDNDLVVDTGSMTNLGETDFPLKIRDVEDFGNDPEVWHCNYFRQKRTIDFIRRNLP, from the coding sequence ATGTCACAGTTTGCCGCGGAAGATCCCAGGCGTTACCTGTCTCTGATCAAGGCGGCCGAGGATCATGACGACCTGTTCCAGGCTCTCTATGTCGATCATGATGACAGGATGGACTCCGTCGCCGGCTTGAGACGCCGCCGGCGGCGTGCCTCCAACACGCCCGACGACAATATTCTTGCGGCTTCCCTGGTCGAGGAAAACGGCGTCCTGCGCTGGCATGACGGCGTTCCGGCCCGGGAGGAAGCGCCGCAGCGCCGCCGCCGTGCACGACGTGCCGGAGGGCCGCCGCCGCTTCCGGACCAGACCGTCGTCCTGATCAAGGAGTTTCCGAGGCTTCAGCCCAACAGGGCCGCCGCCGCCATTGGCGCGATCGACATGCGCCTCAATTCCGCGATCGGCGTCTCGCTGCAGTCCCACCTCAGGCAATTGCGGGGTGGACCGCAAAAATTCGTCATCGATGCCAATGATGCCCACGGACCGTTCGACGGCCGAACCTTGTTGCTCGTCCACGGGACCTTCTCCAACGCCGTCAACATGGTTGGCGAATTCGAGGCGACGACGGACGGCCAGGCATTTCTCAATGCCGCTCTGAACGGACCCGACAAGTACGACCAGGTTCTCGTGTTCGAGCACGCAACGCTTGCCGTAAGCCCGGTGCTGAATGCGCTCGAGCTCGGACGCGCTTTCAGCGGCGCCTCCGGAGCGGTCCACGTCATTGCCCACAGCCGTGGGGGACTGATCGTTCGCTGGTGGCTGGAGGCGTTCGGCGCTGCGCTCAAGGCCGAGACCCGCGTGGTCTTCGCGGGCTCGCCGCTGTACGGCACCTCGCTGGCTGCGCCCGACAAGCTCCAGCACGCGTTGAGCCTGATCTCCAATATCGGGACGTTTGCCGAGAGGACGCTAACGCTCGTTGGAGGTGCCAATCCGTTCCTCTGGGTCGCGGGCAAGCTGGTCGAGGTGGTGATGACCGTCACCGGGACGCTCGCCCACACGCCTCTCCTTGACGGGCTCATCGCGCTCATTCCGGGGCTGTTCGGACAATCCCAGATATCCAACAACTACGAACTCAATTTGCTGCGACTTGGCCCTTGCACGACGCAGCCTGCGTATTTCGTCGTCAAGTCGAATTTCGCCACGGTGGACCCCGGATGGCAGTTCTGGAAGAACTTCAGAGCGCTACGGGGTGCCGACCTTGCGGCCGACCAGATTTTCCCCGGCGACAACGACCTCGTGGTCGATACTGGCTCGATGACCAACCTCGGAGAGACAGACTTTCCGCTGAAAATCAGGGACGTCGAGGATTTTGGCAACGATCCCGAAGTCTGGCACTGCAACTATTTTCGCCAGAAGAGGACCATCGACTTCATCCGGCGCAACCTCCCTTAG
- a CDS encoding ABC transporter ATP-binding protein produces the protein MSGGIVKTRVGPRIYLLRFKTQYELTSTFLRVQEHYESPEFHGRVFSLEQYMDWYAARHGNFTYYQDWSGFNVPSTAFAPFYAGAFDPLTRKEKRLLGLFARLRGRFYVIGVYQGRGSTLTHELAHALFFTDADYRSKVREAMRPYDTRTLGRQLARAGYAQHVIEDETQAYLIAPSGKLGLASKALMPLRRKLRALFHEHATKLSVPAG, from the coding sequence ATGTCGGGAGGGATCGTCAAGACGCGCGTCGGGCCGCGCATCTACCTGCTTCGATTCAAGACGCAATATGAGCTGACATCGACCTTCCTGCGCGTGCAGGAGCACTACGAGTCGCCGGAGTTTCACGGGCGGGTCTTCTCGCTCGAGCAGTACATGGACTGGTATGCCGCGCGACACGGCAATTTCACCTACTATCAGGACTGGTCCGGCTTCAACGTTCCTTCGACCGCGTTTGCTCCGTTCTATGCCGGCGCGTTCGATCCGCTCACGCGCAAGGAGAAGCGACTGCTCGGATTGTTCGCTAGGTTGCGCGGACGGTTTTACGTCATCGGCGTCTACCAAGGCCGCGGCAGCACCTTGACGCACGAACTCGCTCACGCGTTGTTCTTCACCGATGCCGATTACCGCAGCAAGGTGCGAGAGGCGATGCGTCCATATGATACGCGTACGCTCGGGCGGCAGCTCGCAAGGGCCGGCTACGCGCAACACGTCATCGAGGACGAAACCCAGGCCTATCTGATTGCGCCTTCGGGCAAGCTCGGTCTTGCGTCGAAGGCGTTGATGCCGTTGCGGCGAAAGCTGCGGGCGTTATTCCATGAGCACGCGACGAAGCTGTCGGTGCCGGCAGGCTAA